Proteins encoded within one genomic window of Hahella chejuensis KCTC 2396:
- the prlC gene encoding oligopeptidase A has translation MTNPLLADTALPPFSQIRAEHVKEAMDKLLAENRKRIVDLAAQPAFNWDNLAQQMDNMSDKLNHVWSPVSHLNSVLNSETLREAYNACIPELSRYGTEIGQNKALYDAYHAIKESEEFSSLSEAQRKSIDNTLRDFHLAGVDLPEDKKARYMEISQRLAELGSKFSDNVLDATQAWTKHITDADLLKGMPDSALAGARQAAKSRDKEGYVLTLDFPSFYAVMTYCENRELRQEMYEAYNTRASEQGPYAGRWDNSDVMKEILVLRLEKARLLGFNTYAEYSLATKMARTPDEVLGFLNELAEKSVAVARQEFEELKAFAKEQGQDELQSWDVSFYSEKLRHHRYAVSQEELKPYFPASKVINGMFAVVQRLFGVTLDEVAEFDRYHPDVRYFKVRRDGEEIASIYMDLFARENKRGGAWMADYAVRRRLDDGSVQKPVAFITCNFAPATEEHPALLTHDEVTTLFHEFGHALHHMLTTVDCNDVSGINGVPWDAVELPSQFLENWCWEEEALALISGHYQSGEPLPKELLEKMLAAKNFQSGMLMVRQLEFALFDFRLHHEYDGSEGFAIQQVLDEVRDKVAVIKPPAFNRFQHSFSHIFAGGYAAGYYSYKWAEVLAADAFSLFEENGVFDPETGRRFLHSILEKGGSREPMDLFIEFRGRPPEVEALLRQSGIAA, from the coding sequence ATGACCAATCCATTGCTCGCCGATACGGCGTTACCCCCGTTTTCACAGATTCGCGCCGAACATGTCAAAGAGGCGATGGACAAATTACTTGCCGAAAACAGAAAGCGAATTGTTGATCTGGCGGCGCAGCCCGCATTCAATTGGGACAATCTGGCGCAGCAAATGGATAACATGTCGGACAAGCTGAACCATGTGTGGTCGCCGGTCAGCCACCTGAACAGCGTGCTCAACAGCGAAACGCTGCGCGAGGCCTACAACGCTTGTATCCCCGAGCTGTCCCGCTACGGTACGGAAATCGGTCAGAACAAGGCGCTGTACGACGCTTATCACGCCATTAAAGAGTCCGAAGAATTCAGTTCGCTTAGTGAAGCGCAACGTAAATCCATCGACAATACCCTGCGCGACTTCCATCTGGCTGGCGTTGATCTGCCGGAAGACAAGAAAGCGCGCTACATGGAAATTTCGCAGCGTTTGGCGGAGTTGGGGAGTAAATTCAGCGACAACGTGCTCGACGCCACGCAGGCCTGGACTAAACACATCACCGATGCGGATTTACTGAAAGGCATGCCGGACTCCGCTCTGGCGGGGGCGCGCCAGGCGGCCAAGTCCCGTGACAAAGAAGGTTATGTGCTGACGCTGGATTTCCCCAGTTTCTATGCAGTGATGACTTACTGCGAAAATCGCGAATTGCGGCAGGAAATGTATGAAGCCTATAACACGCGGGCTTCTGAACAAGGCCCCTACGCCGGTCGCTGGGATAACTCTGATGTGATGAAAGAAATCCTGGTGCTGCGTTTGGAAAAAGCGCGTCTGTTGGGCTTCAACACCTATGCGGAATACTCTCTCGCCACCAAGATGGCGCGTACGCCGGATGAAGTGCTGGGTTTCCTCAATGAGCTGGCGGAGAAGTCCGTGGCGGTGGCGCGTCAGGAATTTGAAGAGCTGAAAGCCTTCGCCAAAGAGCAGGGTCAGGACGAACTGCAATCCTGGGACGTCAGCTTCTATTCAGAGAAACTGCGCCATCACCGTTACGCCGTATCTCAGGAAGAGTTGAAGCCCTACTTTCCCGCCTCCAAGGTGATCAACGGCATGTTCGCCGTGGTGCAACGCCTGTTTGGCGTCACCCTCGACGAAGTCGCCGAGTTTGATCGCTATCATCCGGACGTGCGCTACTTCAAAGTGCGCCGTGACGGGGAAGAGATCGCCTCCATCTATATGGATCTGTTCGCGCGCGAGAACAAGCGCGGCGGCGCCTGGATGGCGGATTACGCAGTGCGTCGTCGTCTGGACGACGGTTCTGTGCAAAAGCCCGTGGCGTTCATCACCTGTAACTTTGCGCCCGCCACGGAAGAGCATCCTGCGCTGTTGACCCACGATGAAGTGACCACCCTGTTTCACGAATTCGGCCATGCGCTGCATCATATGCTGACCACGGTGGACTGCAATGATGTATCAGGCATCAATGGCGTGCCCTGGGACGCGGTGGAACTGCCCAGTCAGTTTCTGGAAAACTGGTGTTGGGAGGAAGAAGCGCTGGCGCTGATTTCCGGTCACTACCAGAGTGGCGAACCACTGCCGAAAGAATTGCTGGAGAAAATGCTGGCGGCGAAAAACTTCCAGTCCGGCATGTTGATGGTGCGTCAGCTGGAATTCGCCCTGTTCGATTTTCGTTTGCATCACGAATACGATGGCTCGGAAGGCTTCGCCATCCAGCAGGTGCTGGATGAAGTGCGGGATAAAGTCGCGGTGATCAAACCACCCGCCTTCAATCGTTTTCAGCATAGCTTCAGCCACATTTTCGCCGGCGGTTACGCTGCGGGCTATTACAGCTATAAGTGGGCGGAAGTACTGGCGGCGGACGCATTCTCCCTGTTTGAGGAAAATGGCGTGTTCGACCCGGAGACGGGCCGACGCTTCCTGCATTCAATTCTGGAAAAAGGCGGCAGCCGCGAGCCTATGGATCTGTTCATTGAGTTTCGTGGGCGTCCGCCGGAAGTGGAGGCGTTGTTGCGTCAAAGCGGCATCGCCGCCTGA
- a CDS encoding gamma carbonic anhydrase family protein yields MPVRTYQGITPTQGARVFIDPTAVVIGDVHLGDDCSVWPTAVIRGDMHRIRIGARTSVQDGSVLHITHAGPFNPDGYPLTIGDDVTIGHKAILHGCTLESRILVGMGAIIMDGAHVESDVVIAAGTLAPPGKRLKSGYLYVGAPAKQARPLSDKEKKFFQYTAANYVKLKDLHLQENWSE; encoded by the coding sequence ATGCCTGTGCGCACTTATCAGGGAATCACGCCGACGCAGGGAGCGCGCGTCTTTATCGACCCCACCGCCGTTGTCATTGGCGACGTTCATTTGGGCGACGACTGCTCCGTCTGGCCCACCGCGGTGATACGCGGCGACATGCACCGCATCCGCATCGGCGCGCGCACCAGCGTGCAGGACGGCTCGGTGTTGCATATCACTCATGCGGGACCTTTCAACCCCGACGGCTACCCGCTGACGATCGGGGACGACGTCACCATCGGCCACAAGGCCATCTTGCATGGCTGCACGCTTGAGAGCCGCATCCTTGTCGGTATGGGCGCCATCATCATGGACGGCGCTCATGTGGAGAGCGATGTGGTGATCGCCGCCGGTACGCTTGCGCCTCCCGGCAAGCGCTTGAAAAGCGGTTACTTATACGTTGGCGCGCCAGCGAAACAAGCGCGTCCGCTCAGTGACAAGGAAAAAAAATTTTTCCAGTACACCGCCGCCAACTACGTCAAATTGAAGGACCTGCACCTGCAGGAAAACTGGAGCGAGTAG
- the ctaD gene encoding cytochrome c oxidase subunit I: MSAVLGADAHHHHGPAKGFKRWLLTTNHKDIGTMYLWFSFAMFLTGGVMALIIRAELFEPGMQIVNPEFFNQMTTMHGLIMVFGAVMPAFVGLANWLIPMMVGAPDMALPRMNNWSFWILPFAFAMLLSTLFMEGGGPNFGWTFYAPLSTTYAPDSVNYFIFAVHMMGISSIMGAINVIATILNMRAPGMTLMKMPLFVWTWLITAFLLIAVMPVLAGVVTMMLMDINFGTSFFKAEGGGDPVLFQHIFWFFGHPEVYIMILPAFGVASQIIPTFSRKPLFGYPSMVYATASIAILSFVVWAHHMFTVGIPLAGELFFMYATMLIAVPTGVKVFNWVSTMFRGSLTFETPMLFAIAFVILFTIGGFSGLMLAIAPADFQYHDTYFVVAHFHYVLVPGAIFSIFAATYYWLPKWCGNMYDEGLGKVHFWMSFIGLNLTFFPMHFVGLAGMPRRIPDYALQFADFNQISSVGAFVFGTTQLLFLFIVIKCIKGGKKATAQVWEGAEGLEWTLPSPAPYHSFSEPPTVK, encoded by the coding sequence ATGAGTGCGGTACTAGGCGCTGACGCGCATCACCATCACGGTCCGGCTAAAGGCTTCAAGCGGTGGCTGTTAACCACCAACCATAAAGACATTGGCACCATGTACCTGTGGTTCAGTTTCGCCATGTTTCTCACCGGGGGCGTCATGGCCCTGATAATCCGGGCGGAACTGTTCGAACCGGGCATGCAGATCGTCAATCCGGAATTTTTCAATCAGATGACCACCATGCACGGACTGATCATGGTGTTCGGCGCGGTTATGCCAGCTTTCGTCGGGCTGGCTAACTGGTTGATTCCGATGATGGTCGGCGCGCCGGATATGGCGCTGCCCAGGATGAACAACTGGAGTTTCTGGATACTTCCGTTTGCTTTCGCCATGTTGCTGTCCACCCTGTTTATGGAGGGCGGCGGTCCCAACTTCGGTTGGACCTTCTATGCGCCGTTGTCCACCACGTATGCGCCGGACAGCGTGAATTACTTCATCTTCGCAGTGCATATGATGGGGATCTCTTCCATCATGGGGGCCATTAACGTCATCGCCACTATTCTGAACATGCGGGCGCCGGGTATGACCCTAATGAAAATGCCCCTGTTCGTCTGGACCTGGCTGATCACCGCTTTCCTGTTGATTGCGGTCATGCCCGTATTGGCGGGCGTCGTCACCATGATGCTGATGGATATCAATTTCGGCACCAGCTTCTTTAAAGCGGAGGGCGGCGGCGATCCGGTGTTGTTCCAGCACATATTCTGGTTCTTCGGCCATCCTGAGGTATACATTATGATCCTGCCCGCCTTCGGCGTGGCGTCACAGATCATTCCCACCTTCAGTCGCAAGCCGCTGTTCGGTTATCCGTCCATGGTGTACGCCACCGCCTCTATCGCGATCCTGTCGTTCGTGGTGTGGGCGCACCACATGTTCACGGTTGGCATACCCCTGGCCGGAGAGCTGTTCTTCATGTACGCCACCATGTTGATCGCCGTGCCCACCGGGGTGAAGGTATTCAACTGGGTCAGCACCATGTTCCGCGGCTCTCTGACGTTTGAGACGCCCATGCTGTTCGCCATCGCCTTTGTGATTCTGTTCACCATCGGCGGCTTCTCCGGCTTGATGCTGGCGATCGCTCCGGCGGACTTCCAGTATCACGACACCTATTTCGTGGTGGCGCATTTCCACTACGTGCTGGTCCCGGGCGCCATTTTCTCCATCTTCGCAGCCACCTACTACTGGTTGCCGAAATGGTGCGGAAACATGTACGACGAGGGGCTTGGCAAAGTGCATTTCTGGATGTCGTTCATTGGTTTGAACCTGACTTTCTTTCCGATGCATTTTGTCGGACTGGCAGGCATGCCGCGACGGATTCCCGACTACGCTCTGCAGTTCGCCGACTTTAACCAGATATCCAGCGTCGGCGCGTTTGTTTTCGGGACCACGCAACTGCTGTTCCTGTTTATTGTTATCAAATGCATCAAGGGCGGTAAAAAAGCCACCGCCCAGGTGTGGGAAGGCGCGGAGGGTCTTGAATGGACGCTGCCGTCGCCGGCTCCCTATCACAGTTTCTCTGAGCCGCCTACTGTGAAGTAG
- a CDS encoding MATE family efflux transporter: MSTPPATLHLRLWALAWPLILSNITTPLLGLVDAAVLGHLDSPVYLGAVALAGNLFTFLFWAFGFLRMGSTGLAAQSWGAGDQGRLIREFLRAAAIALGIGLFMILNRAWILPLGLAWMQATGDIWTQAHNYAEIRIFSAPAVLIQYCVVGWLIGCQRTRSALILAVSANLVNIVLDLLFVVGFGMRADGVAWASLIAEYYSLALGLFFVIRGDVGCFFTQMRNPELWARSAFAKLLKLNGDLFIRTILLLFTFAFFTAQGAQLGTNVLAANAVLLTFLMIISNALDGFANGVEALCGEAVGKRDQGMLRRTARVGGVWSLVTALLLTLAFWLGGEGLIYRLTDLEVIRVEASRYLIWLILCPLIGVWSYLFDGVFVGATQGKAMRDTIIVATLLVFLPSWWLTQGWGNHGLWFSLCLFLAARGAYQAWLYKTFCQHEKWFITN; the protein is encoded by the coding sequence ATGAGCACTCCCCCGGCAACGCTTCACTTGCGTTTGTGGGCCCTCGCCTGGCCGTTAATTCTTAGCAATATCACCACGCCGTTGCTGGGTCTGGTGGACGCCGCCGTACTGGGACACCTGGATTCTCCGGTCTATCTCGGCGCCGTGGCGCTGGCGGGCAATCTGTTCACATTTCTGTTCTGGGCGTTCGGCTTTCTGCGCATGGGGTCCACCGGTCTGGCGGCGCAATCCTGGGGCGCCGGGGACCAGGGCAGGTTGATCCGCGAGTTCTTGCGCGCGGCGGCCATCGCACTTGGCATTGGGCTATTCATGATTCTCAATCGCGCCTGGATATTGCCCCTGGGTCTGGCGTGGATGCAGGCCACCGGCGACATTTGGACGCAAGCGCACAACTATGCGGAAATCCGCATCTTCAGTGCGCCGGCGGTGCTGATTCAATACTGCGTGGTGGGCTGGCTGATCGGCTGTCAGCGTACTCGCAGCGCATTAATTCTGGCGGTCAGCGCCAACCTCGTGAATATCGTACTGGACCTGCTGTTCGTGGTCGGTTTCGGTATGCGCGCCGACGGCGTGGCCTGGGCGTCGCTCATCGCCGAATATTACAGTCTGGCGCTGGGACTCTTCTTCGTTATACGCGGTGACGTCGGGTGCTTTTTCACCCAGATGCGCAATCCGGAACTCTGGGCGCGCAGCGCTTTCGCCAAGCTGCTCAAGCTCAATGGCGATCTTTTCATCCGCACGATCCTGCTGCTGTTCACTTTCGCTTTCTTTACGGCGCAAGGCGCACAGTTGGGAACCAACGTTCTGGCCGCAAACGCCGTATTGCTGACCTTTTTGATGATCATCTCCAACGCCCTGGACGGCTTCGCCAATGGCGTCGAAGCCCTGTGTGGAGAAGCCGTCGGTAAGCGCGATCAGGGCATGCTGCGCCGCACCGCCAGAGTAGGAGGCGTCTGGTCGCTAGTGACGGCGCTCCTGCTGACCCTGGCTTTCTGGCTGGGAGGCGAAGGGTTGATCTACCGACTGACCGACCTGGAAGTCATTCGCGTCGAGGCGAGTCGCTATCTGATCTGGCTGATTCTATGTCCTCTGATCGGCGTGTGGAGTTACCTGTTCGATGGCGTTTTTGTGGGCGCTACCCAAGGCAAAGCGATGCGGGATACAATTATTGTCGCCACCCTGCTGGTGTTTCTGCCCAGTTGGTGGCTCACTCAGGGTTGGGGCAATCACGGACTCTGGTTCTCACTCTGCCTGTTTCTTGCGGCGAGGGGCGCCTATCAGGCGTGGCTGTACAAAACATTTTGTCAGCATGAAAAGTGGTTCATTACAAATTAG
- a CDS encoding motility protein A — protein sequence MDILTWVGLLFGMGVVLGAVASGSELWDFVNVPGLMIVVFGSFAVTLVKHRWRNFFGSVRLAFSTTFLEKTQDPWELYREARQLADVVRKQGLLGLDRVEITHPFLRKAVGLAVDGHPPEFIEEVLLEDTHQYVERLQTAEKVFRGLGESAPALGMLGTLVGLVQMLNNMQDPSSIGPAMAIALLTTFYGAFIAQLIVLPLADKLQLKTQDEVRNRMIVISGILSMVKGLNPRIIKDVLASYLPELDAMEDLHESTPAQEES from the coding sequence ATGGATATACTCACCTGGGTGGGGCTTTTGTTCGGAATGGGCGTGGTGCTGGGAGCGGTTGCTTCCGGCTCCGAGCTGTGGGACTTCGTCAACGTTCCCGGGTTGATGATAGTCGTCTTCGGTTCTTTCGCCGTCACCTTGGTGAAGCACCGTTGGCGTAACTTTTTCGGCAGCGTACGCCTTGCCTTCTCCACTACCTTTCTTGAAAAAACTCAGGACCCATGGGAGCTGTACCGTGAAGCGCGGCAATTGGCGGACGTTGTGCGCAAGCAAGGCTTGCTGGGATTGGACAGGGTTGAAATAACCCATCCGTTTCTACGCAAAGCCGTCGGTCTCGCCGTAGACGGCCATCCCCCGGAATTCATAGAAGAAGTTCTGCTGGAAGACACGCATCAGTATGTCGAGCGTCTGCAGACAGCGGAAAAGGTGTTTCGCGGCCTGGGCGAGTCGGCTCCCGCCCTGGGCATGCTGGGCACCTTGGTGGGGCTGGTGCAGATGCTGAATAACATGCAGGACCCCTCCTCCATTGGCCCCGCCATGGCGATTGCGTTGCTCACCACCTTTTATGGCGCCTTTATCGCCCAGCTTATCGTGTTGCCGCTGGCTGACAAACTGCAGCTTAAAACTCAGGATGAAGTGCGCAACCGCATGATTGTGATCAGTGGCATTTTAAGCATGGTGAAAGGGTTGAATCCGCGTATTATCAAGGACGTGTTGGCGTCTTATCTGCCTGAGCTGGACGCTATGGAAGACCTCCATGAATCGACGCCGGCGCAGGAAGAATCATGA
- the coxB gene encoding cytochrome c oxidase subunit II, with protein MMSRRRAIAVASPVPFVSASASAAWELNMTPGVTEVSQSVYSLHMTIFWICVIIGIVVFGVMFWSIFNHRKSKGAKPAQFHESTTVEIIWTVIPFLILIGMAIPATGTLVKMYDASEADMDIKITGYQWKWRYEYLNQDVNFFSNLSTSQDQIYNRDDKGEHYLLEVDEPLVLPINKKIRFLVTSADVIHSWWVPSLAVKRDAIPGYIREAWTVIQEPGIYRGQCAELCGKDHGFMPVVVKAVPEEEYQEWLLAKQELARQEYELKNKEWTMEELVARGEKTYASSCAVCHQANGAGIPPAFPALIGSGVVKGPIEKHTEIVLHGVPGTAMQAFGAQLSEVDIAAIVTYERNAWGNNMGDMITPQQVAELKNK; from the coding sequence ATGATGTCACGAAGACGCGCAATAGCGGTGGCTTCGCCCGTTCCGTTTGTATCTGCGTCCGCTTCGGCCGCCTGGGAATTGAATATGACTCCCGGGGTGACGGAAGTGAGTCAGTCAGTATACAGCCTCCACATGACTATTTTCTGGATCTGCGTGATCATAGGGATAGTGGTGTTTGGAGTAATGTTCTGGTCGATCTTCAATCACCGCAAGAGTAAAGGGGCGAAACCCGCCCAGTTCCATGAAAGTACGACAGTCGAGATTATCTGGACTGTTATTCCCTTCCTTATTCTCATTGGCATGGCCATACCCGCGACCGGCACGCTGGTCAAAATGTATGACGCCAGTGAAGCGGATATGGATATCAAAATCACCGGTTACCAATGGAAATGGCGATACGAATACCTGAACCAGGACGTCAACTTCTTCAGTAATCTGTCAACTTCCCAGGACCAGATCTACAACCGCGACGACAAGGGCGAACACTACCTGTTGGAAGTGGACGAGCCTCTGGTGTTGCCGATAAACAAGAAGATCCGTTTCCTGGTCACCTCCGCCGACGTCATTCACTCCTGGTGGGTGCCCAGTCTGGCGGTCAAGCGCGACGCTATTCCCGGCTATATCCGCGAGGCCTGGACGGTTATCCAGGAGCCCGGTATTTACCGCGGTCAATGCGCTGAACTGTGCGGCAAGGATCATGGCTTCATGCCCGTCGTGGTGAAAGCCGTGCCTGAGGAAGAATATCAGGAGTGGCTCCTGGCCAAACAGGAACTGGCTCGTCAGGAATACGAGTTGAAAAATAAAGAATGGACGATGGAAGAATTGGTTGCACGCGGGGAGAAAACCTACGCGTCCAGTTGCGCTGTGTGCCATCAGGCCAATGGCGCCGGCATACCGCCGGCATTCCCTGCCCTTATCGGCAGCGGCGTAGTCAAAGGTCCGATCGAGAAACACACTGAAATCGTATTGCACGGGGTGCCCGGCACCGCCATGCAGGCGTTCGGAGCGCAGCTGAGTGAAGTTGATATCGCCGCTATCGTGACCTACGAGCGTAATGCTTGGGGCAACAACATGGGCGACATGATTACTCCGCAACAAGTTGCAGAGTTAAAGAACAAGTAG
- a CDS encoding Hsp20/alpha crystallin family protein — MAITRWNPFSEFEDILDRYNRSLQGQSRVSENGKEVIRKADWAPAVDITETKEAFLIKAELPGVDKNHVKVAVHEGVLSIQGERKLEKEEGDKKHHRVERFYGAFARSFTLPDNVDENNIRAEYRDGILTLQLTKVEKAQPKAIEINVQ; from the coding sequence ATGGCGATTACCCGTTGGAATCCGTTTTCTGAGTTCGAAGATATTCTGGACCGTTATAACCGCTCTCTGCAGGGCCAGTCCCGCGTCAGTGAAAACGGCAAAGAAGTGATCCGCAAGGCTGACTGGGCTCCCGCCGTGGATATCACGGAAACCAAAGAAGCGTTCTTGATTAAGGCGGAGTTGCCTGGCGTGGATAAAAACCACGTCAAAGTGGCCGTCCATGAAGGCGTGTTGTCCATTCAGGGCGAACGCAAGCTGGAAAAAGAAGAGGGCGACAAAAAACACCATCGCGTAGAACGCTTCTACGGCGCTTTCGCACGCTCCTTCACGCTGCCGGATAATGTGGATGAAAACAACATCCGCGCGGAATATCGGGACGGCATCCTGACCTTGCAGTTGACCAAGGTGGAAAAGGCGCAGCCCAAAGCAATCGAAATCAACGTGCAGTAG
- the aroE gene encoding shikimate dehydrogenase: MDMYAVVGNPVSHSKSPKIHGMFAQQTGESLEYTAIQAPLDGFRETVESFFIGGGKGLNVTVPFKEQAWNIVSERSHRAELAGAVNTLLQRDGRLFGDNTDGEGLVRDICVNQGVALSGKKILLVGAGGAVKGVMAPLLDEGPASIVVANRTVSKAEDLARIFGRNGVVCARAFADLEGPFDVIINGTSASLAGDIPPLPDAVIASHTFTYDMMYSLRDTAFVAWAKARGAAHCCDGLGMLVEQAAAAFYLWRGVRPDTAPVLAGLRQGD; encoded by the coding sequence ATGGATATGTACGCAGTGGTCGGCAATCCGGTCAGCCATAGCAAGTCCCCTAAAATTCACGGCATGTTCGCGCAGCAGACCGGTGAGAGCCTTGAATACACAGCGATTCAGGCCCCACTGGACGGTTTCAGGGAAACCGTGGAGTCGTTTTTTATCGGCGGCGGCAAGGGCTTGAACGTTACTGTGCCCTTCAAGGAGCAAGCCTGGAACATTGTCAGTGAGCGCTCGCATCGAGCGGAGCTTGCCGGCGCCGTCAATACCTTGTTGCAACGGGACGGACGTTTGTTCGGCGACAATACCGACGGCGAAGGCCTGGTCCGCGATATCTGCGTCAATCAGGGCGTGGCGTTAAGCGGTAAGAAGATTCTTCTGGTCGGCGCCGGCGGGGCGGTAAAAGGCGTCATGGCGCCGCTGTTGGATGAAGGTCCCGCCTCTATTGTGGTCGCCAACCGTACGGTTTCCAAAGCGGAGGATCTGGCTCGCATCTTTGGCCGCAATGGCGTTGTCTGCGCCAGGGCGTTCGCAGACCTGGAAGGTCCTTTCGATGTGATTATTAACGGAACTTCCGCCAGCCTGGCGGGGGATATTCCGCCTCTGCCGGATGCCGTCATCGCGTCACATACCTTTACCTACGACATGATGTACAGCTTGCGCGACACCGCATTCGTAGCCTGGGCCAAAGCGCGTGGCGCGGCACACTGCTGCGACGGGCTCGGCATGTTGGTGGAGCAGGCGGCGGCGGCCTTTTACCTGTGGCGCGGCGTGCGTCCGGATACGGCGCCGGTGCTGGCGGGGTTAAGGCAGGGAGATTAG
- a CDS encoding PA4642 family protein has protein sequence MSGPSQPKVVDEEWSDERVQGFLALLPRDETDPDYHVLRQAYEYMLARDYARFVAYFAEAGRNINALSPEGETMLDRVAEHARGAEYAQILRDAGGKKAAEL, from the coding sequence ATGAGCGGTCCTTCACAACCGAAAGTGGTGGATGAGGAATGGAGCGATGAACGGGTTCAGGGATTTTTGGCGTTGCTGCCCCGGGATGAAACTGATCCCGACTACCATGTTCTGCGGCAGGCTTATGAATACATGCTGGCCCGCGATTATGCGCGTTTCGTGGCCTATTTCGCCGAAGCTGGCCGTAATATCAATGCGTTGAGTCCAGAAGGCGAAACCATGCTGGATCGCGTTGCAGAGCACGCACGTGGCGCGGAATATGCGCAAATCCTGCGTGACGCCGGCGGTAAGAAAGCGGCGGAACTGTAA
- a CDS encoding YheV family putative zinc ribbon protein: MVKRFIAGAVCPRCGEMDKIVSYADEEQRQVRECVACGFFEKLREADGPTELQTRVTRSKQTEAQVQTIKFYPRPKKEQ, from the coding sequence ATGGTGAAGCGTTTTATCGCGGGGGCGGTGTGTCCCCGCTGTGGAGAGATGGACAAGATCGTCAGCTACGCCGACGAAGAGCAGCGGCAAGTGCGTGAGTGCGTCGCATGCGGCTTCTTTGAAAAGCTGCGCGAAGCTGATGGGCCGACGGAGCTGCAAACCCGCGTCACCCGTTCGAAACAGACGGAAGCGCAAGTGCAAACGATCAAGTTTTATCCCCGTCCCAAGAAAGAGCAATAA
- a CDS encoding flagellar motor protein MotB codes for MIKPRKQSGGLLPVGAPAWIVTFADLMTLLLTFFILLLSFSSLDAEKYRSIAYSMSKAFGVAWVPSSQGAPDMYPLGGDITPTVPMEPVIRDKGDAEQPAPQSNVEPSLDLSQEVVSEAAYMENDRLASRMISLLENEIEDQAVDIKFDDKGVVLSFTERATFASGSEELKLYMLPVLMKVTDVLADCKGDILVTGHTDDRPIDSVKFRSNWDLSAARAVSVVHRLVLDGRLDASRVSAIGQAETRPLVPNDTDEHRAQNRRVEIHIENAECRLG; via the coding sequence ATGATCAAACCGCGCAAGCAATCTGGTGGCTTGCTGCCCGTCGGAGCGCCAGCCTGGATTGTTACCTTCGCCGACCTGATGACGTTATTGCTGACTTTTTTCATTCTGCTGTTGAGCTTTTCCAGTCTGGATGCGGAGAAATACCGCTCCATTGCCTACTCCATGAGTAAGGCCTTTGGCGTGGCCTGGGTTCCTTCGTCTCAGGGCGCGCCGGATATGTATCCTCTGGGAGGCGATATCACGCCTACCGTGCCGATGGAGCCTGTAATCCGCGATAAGGGCGACGCGGAGCAACCGGCGCCGCAATCCAACGTAGAGCCCAGCCTGGATTTAAGCCAGGAAGTGGTGAGCGAAGCGGCGTATATGGAAAACGATCGCCTGGCCTCGCGCATGATCAGTTTGCTGGAGAATGAAATCGAGGACCAGGCGGTGGACATCAAGTTTGACGACAAAGGGGTTGTGCTTAGCTTTACCGAGCGCGCGACCTTTGCTTCCGGCAGCGAGGAATTGAAGTTATACATGCTGCCGGTGCTGATGAAAGTCACCGATGTATTGGCTGACTGCAAGGGAGACATTCTGGTGACCGGCCATACTGACGATCGTCCTATCGACTCGGTGAAGTTCCGCTCCAATTGGGATTTATCGGCGGCCAGGGCGGTGAGCGTGGTGCATCGCCTTGTGCTGGATGGGCGCCTGGACGCCAGTCGCGTGAGCGCCATAGGACAGGCGGAAACGCGGCCCTTGGTTCCCAACGACACTGATGAGCACCGGGCGCAAAACCGGCGTGTGGAAATTCATATCGAAAACGCTGAATGCCGGCTGGGCTGA